Proteins encoded in a region of the Paenibacillus sp. W2I17 genome:
- a CDS encoding DUF2249 domain-containing protein — MSPSDVHIVELDVRPHLSKKLEPFQLIMDTVKGLQHNDVFVLHAPFKPTPLLGILKLKGYSSTSERRSSDHWVTTFVHKKNKTGAKVTSAMVLSGLEVNSEPDSDEESASWKGHPEEQAVAIAAIEPPQAPKVILDNRGLEPPQPMMRTLAALERCKPGEVVLIHNDRVPVFLIEELNNLGCTYRVEDQADGTAKVRIEKG, encoded by the coding sequence ATGTCTCCATCTGATGTCCATATTGTTGAATTGGATGTGCGCCCTCATCTGAGTAAAAAGCTGGAGCCGTTTCAGCTGATCATGGATACGGTCAAGGGCCTTCAGCATAACGATGTGTTTGTCCTACATGCTCCATTCAAACCAACGCCTCTGCTCGGTATTCTCAAGCTGAAAGGATATTCCAGCACATCTGAACGTAGGAGTTCAGATCACTGGGTTACCACATTTGTGCACAAAAAAAATAAAACCGGTGCAAAGGTAACTTCTGCAATGGTTTTATCTGGATTAGAAGTTAATTCGGAACCCGATTCAGACGAAGAATCTGCTTCATGGAAAGGGCATCCGGAGGAGCAAGCTGTTGCAATTGCAGCCATTGAACCTCCACAGGCACCCAAAGTTATATTGGACAATCGCGGATTAGAACCGCCACAGCCCATGATGCGAACACTTGCCGCACTGGAGCGTTGCAAACCTGGGGAAGTCGTGCTGATTCATAATGACCGTGTGCCAGTCTTCCTGATTGAAGAGTTGAACAATCTCGGTTGCACC
- a CDS encoding DUF2249 domain-containing protein, producing MNTYAATINATEYPPHLKHKVIFETFDQLQPQESMLLINDHDPKPLRFQFQSTHPDGFNWEYIEQGPTTFQVKISKL from the coding sequence ATGAACACATACGCAGCAACCATTAATGCCACGGAGTATCCACCGCATTTGAAACATAAAGTTATTTTCGAAACGTTTGATCAGTTGCAACCCCAGGAATCCATGCTGCTCATCAATGATCACGATCCAAAGCCACTTCGATTCCAGTTCCAGTCCACACATCCCGATGGCTTCAACTGGGAGTATATTGAGCAGGGCCCTACAACCTTCCAGGTCAAAATCAGCAAATTATAG
- the moaA gene encoding GTP 3',8-cyclase MoaA: MESKLMDPFGRIHDYLRISVTDRCNLRCVYCMPEEGMQFEPTERILSYEEITFIVKALAPLGIRKLRLTGGEPLVRKGLDQLIAMLSAIPGIEDIALTTNGIYLAAYADLLKAAGLTRVNISLDSLKPERFASITRGGKAQRVLDGIKASQKAGFHPIKLNVVLMKGVNDDEVEDFLRMTRDEPIHIRFIEYMPIGESGEGWRSGYMPLEHVLETCGARWEYESCGEIYGNGPADSYRIVGAAGTFGLIHPVSSHFCGNCNRLRLTADGNIKPCLYWSDEFNVRPLVGDDKAVQDLFYKALGAKPETHDMLKALNGQQIDGTPTLRHMSQIGG, encoded by the coding sequence ATGGAATCAAAATTAATGGACCCGTTTGGAAGAATACATGATTACTTAAGAATTTCGGTTACGGATCGCTGTAATCTCCGCTGTGTGTATTGCATGCCGGAGGAAGGAATGCAGTTTGAACCGACAGAACGAATCCTGTCCTATGAAGAAATCACGTTCATCGTTAAGGCGCTTGCTCCACTGGGTATTCGGAAATTGCGTTTAACTGGAGGGGAGCCTCTTGTTCGTAAGGGGCTGGATCAACTGATTGCGATGTTGTCCGCTATTCCAGGAATTGAAGATATCGCATTGACAACCAATGGCATCTATTTGGCAGCTTATGCGGATCTGCTGAAGGCTGCGGGGCTAACACGGGTGAACATAAGCCTGGATTCTTTGAAGCCAGAACGATTCGCAAGCATTACCCGAGGCGGCAAGGCGCAGCGTGTGTTGGACGGCATTAAGGCCAGCCAAAAAGCCGGATTTCATCCGATCAAGCTGAACGTGGTGCTGATGAAAGGCGTGAACGACGATGAAGTGGAAGACTTTCTGCGGATGACCCGGGATGAACCCATTCATATTCGTTTTATCGAGTATATGCCTATAGGTGAAAGTGGAGAAGGTTGGAGATCAGGGTATATGCCCCTCGAACATGTGCTGGAAACATGCGGAGCACGATGGGAGTACGAAAGCTGTGGAGAGATTTATGGGAATGGACCGGCAGATAGTTATCGCATAGTGGGAGCTGCTGGAACCTTTGGTCTGATTCACCCGGTGAGCAGCCATTTCTGCGGGAATTGCAATCGGCTGAGACTGACGGCAGACGGTAATATCAAACCTTGTCTCTACTGGTCGGATGAATTCAATGTTCGTCCACTCGTAGGTGATGACAAGGCGGTGCAGGATTTATTTTACAAGGCGCTCGGAGCCAAACCCGAAACACATGACATGTTAAAAGCCTTAAACGGGCAACAGATCGACGGCACGCCAACGTTGCGACATATGTCGCAAATCGGAGGTTAG